In Streptomyces asoensis, a single genomic region encodes these proteins:
- a CDS encoding SGNH/GDSL hydrolase family protein: protein MPNGPYLRYVALGDSQTEGLGDGDDTVGLRGFADRLAEHLAAVDPALRYANLAVRGRTAGQIRTEQLAPALALRPDLATVVAGVNDLLRPRFDVVEVVGQVEEMFAALTRAGTRVVTLTFPDIAKVAPLARPLRSRVFELNAGIRAAAARHAVVVAETGRPAVTTDPRLWTADRLHASPLGHERIAAALARALELPGSDDAWTLPLPPQRLPTAGQAAAAELRWAASYLGPWLGRRLRGRSSGDARTAKRPHLRPVEAGPRLTPDATADPVRREAP, encoded by the coding sequence ATGCCGAACGGTCCGTACCTGCGCTACGTCGCCCTGGGCGACAGTCAGACCGAGGGACTCGGTGACGGGGACGACACCGTCGGCCTGCGCGGCTTCGCCGACCGGCTCGCCGAGCACCTCGCGGCCGTCGATCCCGCACTTCGATACGCCAATCTGGCCGTGCGGGGACGCACCGCCGGGCAGATCCGCACCGAACAGCTCGCGCCCGCCCTGGCGCTGCGCCCCGACCTGGCCACCGTCGTCGCCGGGGTCAACGACCTGCTGCGGCCCCGGTTCGACGTCGTGGAAGTGGTCGGTCAGGTGGAGGAGATGTTCGCCGCGCTCACGCGGGCCGGGACCCGTGTCGTCACGCTGACCTTCCCCGACATCGCGAAGGTCGCCCCGCTCGCCCGGCCGCTCAGGTCCCGTGTGTTCGAACTCAATGCGGGTATCCGGGCCGCGGCCGCCCGACACGCGGTGGTGGTCGCCGAGACCGGCCGGCCGGCCGTCACCACGGACCCGCGGCTGTGGACCGCGGACCGGCTCCACGCGAGCCCCCTCGGCCATGAACGGATCGCCGCGGCACTCGCCCGAGCCCTCGAACTGCCCGGAAGCGACGACGCCTGGACGCTCCCGCTCCCGCCGCAGCGGCTGCCCACGGCCGGTCAGGCAGCGGCGGCCGAACTGCGCTGGGCGGCCTCCTACCTCGGCCCGTGGCTGGGACGCCGCCTGCGCGGACGCTCCTCGGGCGACGCCCGCACCGCGAAGCGCCCGCACCTGCGGCCCGTCGAGGCCGGCCCGCGGCTCACTCCCGACGCGACGGCGGACCCGGTCCGACGGGAAGCGCCGTAG
- a CDS encoding RNA polymerase sigma factor SigF: protein MAVISVTEAGTQAGELPEVADPSRVAPKDARALSRLFFDQLAVLEEGTPEYSYARNTLIEMNMSLVRFAAGRFRSRGPEEMEDIVQVGMIGLIKAIDRFELTREVEFTSFAIPYIVGEIKRFFRDTTWAVHVPRRLQEARVQLARATEELRSRLGRTPTVKELSELMSLPEDEVREARLAANGYNSSSLDATLSASEDGEAALQDFIGVEDTALELVENFHALAPLIAELGDRDRQIIHMRFVEELTQAQIGERLGVSQMHVSRLLSRTLARLREGMLTSH from the coding sequence ATGGCAGTCATCAGCGTGACGGAGGCAGGTACGCAGGCAGGGGAGCTTCCCGAGGTCGCCGATCCTTCCCGGGTGGCGCCCAAGGACGCCCGTGCGCTGTCCCGGCTGTTCTTCGACCAGCTCGCGGTGCTGGAGGAAGGCACGCCGGAGTACAGCTACGCGCGCAACACGCTGATCGAGATGAACATGTCCCTGGTCCGCTTCGCGGCCGGCCGGTTCCGCAGCCGGGGGCCGGAGGAGATGGAGGACATCGTCCAGGTCGGCATGATCGGTCTGATCAAGGCGATCGACCGGTTCGAGCTGACCCGCGAGGTCGAGTTCACCTCCTTCGCCATCCCCTACATCGTCGGCGAGATCAAGCGGTTCTTCCGCGACACCACCTGGGCCGTGCACGTCCCCCGGCGGCTCCAGGAGGCCCGTGTCCAGCTCGCCCGCGCCACGGAGGAACTGCGCAGCCGACTGGGCCGCACCCCGACGGTGAAGGAGCTGTCGGAGCTGATGAGCCTGCCCGAGGACGAGGTCCGTGAGGCCCGCCTCGCGGCGAACGGCTACAACTCCTCCTCCCTCGACGCCACGCTCAGCGCCAGTGAGGACGGGGAGGCGGCCCTCCAGGACTTCATCGGCGTCGAGGACACCGCCCTGGAACTGGTGGAGAACTTCCACGCCCTCGCGCCGCTCATCGCCGAACTCGGCGACCGGGACCGGCAGATCATCCACATGCGGTTCGTGGAGGAGCTCACCCAGGCGCAGATCGGCGAACGGCTGGGCGTCTCGCAGATGCACGTCTCCCGGCTGCTCTCGCGCACCCTGGCCCGGCTGCGCGAAGGCATGCTCACCTCTCACTGA
- a CDS encoding antibiotic biosynthesis monooxygenase family protein, with product MNDHPEVPVAPVQAFEPPYYVAVFTAVRTQEQDGYRETDARMEELVKAIPGFLGMDHAQTPGGLGITVGYFRDADALTQWSADTEHRAAQRRGRAEWYESYTLHVAKAERSSGFTRA from the coding sequence ATGAACGATCACCCGGAAGTGCCCGTCGCGCCTGTCCAGGCTTTCGAACCCCCTTACTACGTCGCTGTCTTCACCGCGGTGCGGACCCAGGAACAGGACGGCTACCGCGAGACCGACGCACGGATGGAGGAACTGGTGAAGGCGATCCCCGGGTTCCTGGGGATGGACCACGCGCAGACACCCGGTGGGCTGGGCATCACGGTCGGGTACTTCCGTGATGCCGACGCCCTCACGCAGTGGAGCGCCGACACCGAGCATCGGGCGGCGCAACGACGCGGGCGGGCCGAGTGGTACGAGAGCTACACCCTGCACGTGGCGAAGGCGGAGCGGAGCAGCGGCTTCACACGGGCCTGA
- a CDS encoding gala protein: protein MTQPTPVRCPAIEHPDIPIGDPGALEPLLDRLRSAHPVDADETFPLGTLRADGRVDLCKQGLGTAGAARLMPVAASSAHATHLLLGTNAVGDDGARAVADALADGHGVHTLYLGCNRIGPAGAGALADALATDGTVRALWLKRNPVGDDGARALATMLRRNTALRTLDLVNTGLTTGGLTALLDALSSRPRPVERLFLGGNGLTAQAAPLLAALIRDAGVRELYLPANHLGDEGAAILAAAAADPARPVRLGLGGNGIGPVGARALAGSLGAIEALDLGRPMSERSLGAPANTPGDAGAHALAAALPGSPLRRLELCHTGLTGRGAKTLLAAVPDGSPLEYVGLGPGLPRKVKRSFVQRLRPVGTAHPDLRAIGSVYR from the coding sequence ATGACGCAGCCGACGCCCGTACGCTGCCCCGCGATCGAGCACCCCGACATCCCGATCGGCGATCCCGGCGCACTGGAACCGCTGCTCGACCGCCTGCGGTCCGCGCACCCGGTCGACGCCGACGAGACCTTCCCGCTCGGCACGCTGCGCGCGGACGGGCGTGTCGACCTGTGCAAGCAAGGCCTCGGCACGGCGGGAGCGGCACGGCTCATGCCGGTCGCCGCCTCCTCCGCGCACGCCACCCACCTGCTGCTCGGCACCAACGCCGTCGGCGACGACGGGGCCCGCGCGGTCGCCGACGCGCTGGCGGACGGCCACGGCGTCCACACGCTCTATCTCGGCTGCAACCGGATCGGCCCCGCGGGCGCCGGCGCGCTCGCCGACGCGCTGGCGACGGACGGCACCGTCCGCGCCCTGTGGCTCAAGCGCAACCCGGTGGGCGACGACGGCGCGCGGGCGCTCGCCACGATGCTCCGCCGCAACACCGCACTGCGCACGCTCGACCTGGTCAACACCGGCCTGACCACCGGCGGGTTGACGGCCCTGCTCGACGCTCTGAGCAGCAGGCCCCGTCCGGTGGAGCGACTCTTCCTCGGAGGCAACGGCCTGACCGCGCAGGCCGCCCCGCTGCTGGCCGCGCTGATCCGGGACGCCGGGGTGCGCGAGCTCTACCTGCCCGCCAACCACCTCGGTGACGAAGGCGCGGCGATCCTCGCGGCCGCCGCGGCCGACCCCGCCCGGCCCGTGCGACTCGGCCTGGGCGGCAACGGCATCGGCCCCGTCGGCGCCCGCGCCCTCGCCGGGTCCCTCGGCGCGATCGAGGCGCTCGACCTGGGCCGGCCGATGTCCGAACGCAGCCTCGGCGCCCCCGCGAACACCCCCGGCGACGCGGGGGCCCACGCGCTCGCCGCCGCACTGCCGGGCAGCCCGTTGCGCCGACTGGAGCTGTGCCACACCGGCCTGACCGGACGCGGCGCGAAGACCCTGCTGGCGGCCGTGCCCGACGGCTCGCCCCTCGAGTACGTCGGTCTGGGACCGGGACTGCCCCGCAAGGTGAAGCGGTCGTTCGTCCAGCGCCTGCGCCCCGTCGGCACGGCACACCCCGACCTGCGTGCGATAGGGAGCGTCTACCGGTGA
- a CDS encoding DUF6234 family protein, with translation MTDISSPPRRGRPWSRRTRPGVDLAFAIPLFVLEVGWFALDRVYGFGLEVWAAQGDQASVDAAGLAHLGRVRTLLVAVLVLAVVAAVFRARWTVAAHLVVALLVGGVLNAERHEYEGHGSAAPACVRHGADCGPITVVL, from the coding sequence ATGACCGACATCTCGTCACCCCCGCGGCGCGGCCGCCCGTGGTCGCGCCGTACCCGGCCTGGCGTGGACCTGGCCTTCGCGATCCCCCTCTTCGTGCTGGAAGTCGGCTGGTTCGCCCTGGACCGGGTCTACGGCTTCGGTCTGGAAGTGTGGGCGGCGCAGGGCGATCAGGCCAGCGTCGACGCGGCGGGTCTCGCGCATCTCGGGAGGGTTCGGACGCTGCTGGTCGCCGTACTCGTCCTGGCCGTCGTCGCGGCGGTCTTCCGTGCCCGCTGGACCGTGGCCGCGCATCTGGTGGTGGCCCTCCTGGTGGGCGGAGTGCTGAACGCCGAACGGCACGAGTACGAGGGACACGGCTCCGCGGCTCCCGCCTGCGTCCGCCACGGAGCGGACTGCGGACCCATCACCGTCGTGCTGTAG
- a CDS encoding ribosome-inactivating family protein: MLKRLCSALLTLAVSMGLVTALSGTASATNYQVIDWHVSSITSGGNTHHQNYWNLIDAIHRYTYGDVTGINSVTETTTERGRLIQVRVLDTNNVHLASVYLWANDLYVAGFYAPQTNSHWAFQDRINEFQTALGVTVPANRRIASSNYNDIPGGSTRGTLAPNPENIYTAMRDLGRAAAYNETTGRAVLMATQIFSEAARFGVVFDVVRGNILDPNRNRPLNYVDGDRGPILAANVENQWGAISRFIRNARANPSGQSIYIMGHAVTTIAALLYYVGFVEANGAIMHGSS; the protein is encoded by the coding sequence GTGCTGAAACGACTTTGCTCCGCCCTGCTGACCCTGGCCGTCTCGATGGGCCTGGTGACGGCGCTGAGCGGCACCGCGTCCGCGACCAACTACCAGGTGATCGACTGGCACGTCTCGAGCATCACCAGTGGGGGGAACACCCACCACCAGAACTACTGGAACCTGATCGACGCGATCCACCGTTACACCTACGGTGACGTGACCGGCATCAACAGCGTCACCGAGACCACCACCGAGCGCGGGCGCCTGATCCAGGTGCGCGTCCTCGACACCAACAACGTCCATCTCGCGTCCGTCTACCTGTGGGCGAACGACCTCTACGTCGCCGGCTTCTACGCCCCGCAGACGAACTCCCACTGGGCGTTCCAGGACCGGATCAACGAGTTCCAGACGGCGCTGGGGGTGACGGTCCCCGCCAATCGCCGGATCGCCAGCAGCAACTACAACGACATCCCGGGCGGCAGCACCCGGGGGACACTGGCTCCGAACCCCGAGAACATCTACACCGCGATGCGCGATCTCGGCCGTGCGGCCGCGTACAACGAGACGACGGGACGCGCGGTGCTGATGGCGACCCAGATCTTCTCCGAGGCCGCGCGCTTCGGCGTCGTCTTCGACGTCGTCCGGGGCAACATCCTCGATCCCAACCGGAACCGGCCGCTGAACTACGTCGACGGGGATCGCGGGCCCATCCTCGCCGCGAACGTGGAGAACCAGTGGGGGGCCATCAGCAGGTTCATCCGCAACGCGCGCGCCAACCCGTCCGGCCAGAGCATCTACATCATGGGGCACGCCGTCACCACTATCGCCGCGCTGCTGTACTACGTCGGCTTCGTCGAGGCCAACGGGGCCATCATGCACGGCAGTTCCTGA